TTTAATTTTTTGCACTATGTGCACCTTATGTCTTCACAATATTTCTAGGTTTTTACCTATATAAGCTGAAACGCGCTTATAAGTCGTTTAAGACAGTATAGTACGCCAATTTGCAGGATTAGAGAGTGACAACTAGCTAACACGGGATTTTTTTGCCTTTTTTTCTGCTTAGTAAATTTCTTAAACATTTAAACTAAGGTGAGTTGCATTTAAAAGCAGCTAAATTGCAGTGTTTAAGACTTTAAAAAACGCCAATACTGAAAATAGACAATGACTAGGGCTTCTTTTGCCTTTTTTTTCATTTGGTAAATTTCTTAATATTTATAGCTAAAAGAGCCCAAGAGAGGTGTCATTTCAGTGCCCCTGTGATGTCATTCCAGTGCTTGACACTGGAATCCAGTTTTCCATATAATCTCATCGAAAACGTTGTAACCACTTTCTATGCTAGTTTTCTTGTTTACAAGCAAACTTTCCTGGATCCCAGTGGGCTTTGTTGCATCGCACCTTATACTGGTAGTAATTTACGATAAATATCATGTAGCCATTTCAAATTTAGCCATACCAATTTCAGTAAATTGATTAAGCAAATAGCACTTAATCAGCAATTCTTTTTCGCGATTTACTTCGGATTTATTCCTAAAGCTGAATCCAAATATTTGCTTTAATCTTGAGAAAAACCCTTCAATATAAGATCTTTTCCCGTAATTTACTTCTTTTTTCCATTCTTTCACGCCATCTTCACCGTATAATTTTATTAACCTAATAGCAGCATTTCTGTCAGACATATAATCTATTTCTGGATGTTCTGCCGCATTGTTTATTGGTGGAATTTTTGCCTTTATATCATATTCGTGACACAATTTGTAAAACTTGTGCCTATCATATGCCCTATCTGCATATAGTGCTTTTATGACATGCTGAAAATTAACTTCTTTAAGCAAATCGCAAGCTCCATAGTGATCAGAGTAGACACCGTTACTGTATTTTACAGCTATGGCTTTTTTGCTGTTTATATTCAACATTACATGCAATTTTCTTGTCTGTTCATAGCCACGATATTTTCTGTCAGCGCTATTTTCCTTGCTGTGACCAGGGGTATTGTTGTAAATGCTGATACCTGTACTATCTATAGCAATTTCGATGTCTTCCATATTATTTTTATCAATTCTGCAATCATTGATCTTAATATTAAGTTTCTTAAACCTTCTTGATGCTTGTGAATAGCTGATAACTGCTAAATCTCTTCCTATTTGTTGCATATATCCTTTTATAAACCCCACCGTTTGTCTTAAACCAATTCTAAAAAGATTGACAATTATATGCACCAAAATCACAACTTTATCACTGTAAATATAGTTGCCGCCTTGCATTTTTGGACTATTTTCATACCAATTTTCTATGGCTTCATTGATATAATGAAAAATATTTCCTCTTTCCTGGAGAAATTTGTTATATTCATTTTGGTTACTGACTTTCATTTTCTGTGGCATATTTTTTCTTCAACAGTTAAATGGTTATTTATAATGAATTTTGTCAGTAGCCACCAGATTTTTTCGGTTGCTATGCAACAAAGCCATCCCAGTGTCTGGGCACTGGGATGACAAAAAAAGGAGCACTGAGATGACACCTCTGGGCACTGGGATGACACCATTATAGAGTGAACCAGTGTCAGCTACTTACATGACACCATTTACAACCACTCCCCTACCCTTTCTAGCTGTTTATAGCTGTTAAATCTCAGGAATTTATCAAAATATGGAGAGGCAATAAAGGGAATAGTATCTCTTAAATAATTAGATAAAAAATCTGGCAGATCATTCTGAAATTCTTGCATTTTTTGTCTATAATCTCGTAAAGAAATAACTTTTATTTTATCATAATCAAGTTTCCAATAAGCAAGTTCTGAGACTTCCCTTCCGGTCACATACTCTACCGCTAAAGCTTGCAAAATTAATTGCGGAAAAAACCCCGACATAACTTCTTCATTGGAAGGTGGTGAACCAAGTTTATAGTCTATAATTGCTACTTGCCCACTTGGTAGATACTCAACTCTATCACATCTTGCTGTCAGTGAAACTTCTTGTGGCCTATTTGTCATCCCAGCAGTTTCATACTGATCACAAGAACCAGCGTCACGCGCTGGAATATGAAATATCGGACAGGTAAAACTCTTTTCCAACTCAACATAATTGCTTCGAGTCTCATCAAATTCGACAAAAATCCTTTGCAGTCTTACCCACCACATATTTGAAAAATTAAACTGACTAGTCGAGAATGCTTCTCGTGCAATGCTCATCAGCGATTTTTTGTTGCGTAAATATCTTGCAAGAATGTTGTGTACCATAGTGCCAAATTCCAATATCGATGGCTTAAAATTCAAGTCTCTTAATTGTTTAAGGCCCAGTATATATTCAACGTAAAATGAATAAGGATTACGAATTAGCTTTTCTATTGCACTGCAAGACATCACCTGCATTTTTTCTTTTCTAACTTCGGTTTGAGGTTTTGGCATAGGTTGAGTACATGGAACAGTACATTCAGGCGTATTTAATACCCTCAGCCAATCACGATACGGCTGTTTCCCCTCCTTGAGCAGAATTTCCAAACGCTGCAATAGAATTGGTTTTCTATGGCTTAGCGATCTTGTAATATAAACCTTACTTGCGCAAAACAAATTGTGTAAAGTATAAAAAAAATACCCCTGCTCTTCTTGCGCAGAAGGAAGATTAAATTTTTCTCTCGTAAGTGCATTCAAAAGCGGACTTTGAAAGCTTGGCGCTTCATTAAATCCAGCAAGTATTACAACTTTGTTGTGATATAAGCTGAATTTATTCAAGTCACTTGCTACAGAGAAAAACTCTTTCTCTAAAAATAAAGTCAGAATTTGGCTATATAACTCTAAGGAGCACTTAATTTCTATACCCTCACATGCATTTGAGAAATTACAGGTAAAATTACCTATTTCACTATTTAGCTCTGAAAAATTTATACCAGATAGCATATTAATACACTGCAAATGAGTTGCCACCACATCAGAAATAGGGCAATTTATAGAATTAAATAAAAGATTAAATATAACCTCTAACCTATTGATAATAAGCAATATATTCTCTTTATATTTTAGCTTTTTATGGGCATTGATAGCATTTATAATATCGCTCAGGCCATTTGTACTAAAGTTGCGTAATATCTCTATTTCAAATTCAGATAAAATCCGAGAGTACTCTTCTTGAGTGTAACCAAAAGTCACTAGCCTATGTTTAAGGAGCGAAAGTAATGACACACTGCTCCAATTTGAGGTCAAAACTTCGATACTATAAAGCAGAAGCATTATATAAGGATAATTTTCCGGTATGGCACTGTGTTGCCTTGATAAACATGCTATACGAGCTGCAAGTAATTTATCAAAGACAACCAAAGAAACGTTTTCATAACCTTCATTCTCTATAATTAATGATGTCACTTGTGCTTCTTCCTCTCTGGAATCACAAGTGATGACTTCAATATTGCCAATATGTCCATTACTAACTTTGCTTAGATCGGCAGTTGTATCAAAGACGTAATCTAGATATTCCTCAGGACTTCCTGTTATCCCAGCCCTTTCTTCTGTCATCCCAGTGCTTGACACTGGGATCCAGTTTTCATTATACAGCCACCTGGTGCGCTCATTTAAAGTTAAGTTTTCTGGATCCCAGTGTCGGAGCACTGGGATGACACCAGAACACGCTTCTGGCAGAAAACTCACATCCCTTCTATCTACATTTAAATAATCCAACAAATCTTTCAAACAATATTGATAGTGTTTTTTATCAAGCAATTTCCAGTCTTTCTCTTTAATTTTCAAATTCAGGTTAGGCAAAATTATTTTTCCAAACGGCAGGTCATATATAGCCTTAATTAACGACTTATCCTTTCCAATTCCAACAAAGATTATATGTTGGTCTTTTTGTAAAGAGATTATCATATTGTTTATGTAATCACTCTTATGTTCTAATATATCTACTACTCCTAAATCTTTTAAAATTTTATTCCAACTCTCAATGAGTAAGCTTATGAAATTCTCTATTTTTTTTGAATGTTCATCGAATTGATAACAATCCGTTGTTTGGGTAGATTGAATTTTATCAAGCAATGATGGCAGGCTATAAGCTAAATCAATGGGGAAATTATCATTATTTTTTCTATTCCACTCCAATATGAATTGAATGAGTAGCAGCGTCCTCTTTGTTGGATTGATAACTTTAACTCTATCAAGATTTAATATTAAATCCTCCTCATCGATGTTCTCTAGCGAAACTATCTCTGGCAAAATTATGCATTTTTTAGCGTTGTAATTCTTGAACGCACTCAGCAACGCTATCACATCCCTCTTGCAAGGAAGTATAATTTTTACTTCAGGAATTTTTTCTCTTTCATATTCAGAAAATATGTGCTGAACCAGCACATCAAAAAGAGATTCATCCACATTAACGGTAAAAACTCTTCCCACTAACAGTAACAATTAATACAATATTTTATTGTATAGAAATTATTCAAAATATAAACGTGCTTGTATGCTATTATATATTAAAATTTTTTATAACATTACATGGCAAACATTAGAATAGAAGTTTTAAATAAATGCGAGCAAATTGGCCGCAGATGGTTAGTCAACGTTTACTCGATTTACATACGCAAAGGATTACCATCCAAATTATATGAAGAAATTTGCGGGCTATTTTATAATAAAGTCATACAAGATTGCCGTTATTATTCCTACAACGAAAACCTTGAAGAAGTTCAATATGATTTCATAGAACCACAAGCTGAGTGGGGCTTGGAAATAAGCTTTTTACCTGGCATGACCGATAATGTAGGCAACACAGTGAAACAAATTGTTAGAGAATATTTAATAAACAAGAACTACATTGATGAAAATGTTTATATCAAAGCAAGAAGTTCAAAATTGATTCTAAGTCAAGGGAATTTGCCAACTGAAGATGACATAAAACAAGAATTCAACCCTATCACTGAGTATTGCATTCTTGTTTATAAAGAAAACAGCAATTGCCGTTGGAAGTATTATGGTAAATCGAATGCCTCACCTGGTGTCATCCAGTACTTGGATCCAGGAAACTTCAAGCAATTGTATAATGAAAACTGGATTCCAGTGTCAAGCACTGGAATGACAAAAGAAGGGGCTGGGATGACAAAAGAGAGTACTGGGATGACATCAAGTAGTAATGGGGCTAAGTCTGTTGACCTCAATGTAAGTGACCAAGAGCTTGAAAAAATTAGTAGAGATGGAATCGATGGCAATGGCACTTTAGGTCTCTCCCTTACAGCAATGAAAGCTATAAAGGATTACTTTAAAAAACTTGGTAGAAATCCATATGATATTGAACTTGAGTCCCTAGCACAAACTTGGTCTGAACATTGTAAGCACAACATTTTCTCCTCTCCCATTGATGAAATAAAAGATGGCCTGTACGCACACTATATAAAGCGTGCAACACGTGAGATAAATTCTGACATATGTGTGTCAGTTTTCTCCGACAACGCCGGAGGAATAATCTTCGATGACGATTACTTAATCGTAGATAAAGTTGAAACTCACAATAGCCCTTCAGCTCTCGATCCTTTTGGTGGAGCAATGACCGGAGTGCTTGGAGTTAATCGTGATATAGTGGGTTTCGGGAAAGGCGCGGAACCTATAATGAATACCTATTACTTTTGCTTTGCCAAAGAAGCAAAAGGCAAATTTTATAGGGATAAAGAGCGCACTGATGAGATCTTACCGCCGAAATATATAATGAAAGAAGTGATTCATGGCGTTAATGTTGCTGGTAATTGCTCTGGTATTCCAACACAACTTGGGTCGGTATATTTTGACGATAGATTTTGTGGGAAGCCGCTGGTCTTTGTTGGAAGCGTCGGAATTATTCCGCGCAGTATAAATAATGCACCTTCACACATAAAAGGACCTAAAAACGGCGATAAGATTGTAATTATTGGTGGAAGAGTTGGAAGGGACGGAATTCACGGTGCAACGTTTTCTTCAGAGGCATTGTCGGGAAACAGCCCTTCAACAATTGTGCAAATTGGTGACCCTATAACACAAAAAAAATTATCCAATGCCGCCTTGGAAGCAAGAGATCTTGATCTTTATAATGCAATAACGGATAATGGAGCAGGCGGTCTATCATCGTCTATTGGTGAAATGGGAAAAGACGGATTTGAAGTTGATTTGAGCAAGGTTCTCCTTAAAAACGATGGTATGGCTCCGTGGGAAATATGGATATCAGAATCACAAGAGAGAATGACCTTAGCAGTGCCAGAAGAAAATCTTCCTGTGTTTAAGCAAATCATGAAAAAACATGATGTGGAGGTTTGTGTGATTGGAGAGTTCAGTGATAGCAAGAGGGCTAAGGTTCAACTCTCTTCTGCTCCACCAATAATGGACATCGAAACTGAATTTCTGCATGATGGTAATCCCAAAGTGCATTTACAGACAAAGCCGTGGTCTAAGGGGCTTCTAGCGCCATGCACTGGAATGACAACAAATCCAGCATCTTTAGAAGTCGAGCTAAAAGAAATGCTGAGCAGACCAAACATATGCAGCAAAGAGTTTATAGTGGTGCAATATGACCATGAAATTCAAGGATCGTCAGTGCTAAAACCATTGCAGGGCAAGGGAAGAGTGTGCAGTGAAGCTATTGTTTCAAGGCCAATCTTTTCTTCAAACAAAGGTGTTGTGAAATCACAGGGGTTTGGCTCGAGTTATGGAGAAATTGACACCTACCACATGGCAGCATGTGCAATTGACACCGCGATACGCAACTATGTAGCCGCAGGAGGAAATATAAATCATCTAGCGTTGCTCGACAATTTTTGCTGGTGTGATGCTTATAATCCAGAAAGGCTGTGGCAACTAAAGAGAGCTGCAGAGGCTTGTTACGACTTTGCAACTGCATTTAAAACACCATTCATATC
The window above is part of the Wolbachia endosymbiont (group A) of Bibio marci genome. Proteins encoded here:
- a CDS encoding IS5 family transposase, producing the protein MPQKMKVSNQNEYNKFLQERGNIFHYINEAIENWYENSPKMQGGNYIYSDKVVILVHIIVNLFRIGLRQTVGFIKGYMQQIGRDLAVISYSQASRRFKKLNIKINDCRIDKNNMEDIEIAIDSTGISIYNNTPGHSKENSADRKYRGYEQTRKLHVMLNINSKKAIAVKYSNGVYSDHYGACDLLKEVNFQHVIKALYADRAYDRHKFYKLCHEYDIKAKIPPINNAAEHPEIDYMSDRNAAIRLIKLYGEDGVKEWKKEVNYGKRSYIEGFFSRLKQIFGFSFRNKSEVNREKELLIKCYLLNQFTEIGMAKFEMAT
- a CDS encoding WPE palindromic element domain-containing protein — encoded protein: MGRVFTVNVDESLFDVLVQHIFSEYEREKIPEVKIILPCKRDVIALLSAFKNYNAKKCIILPEIVSLENIDEEDLILNLDRVKVINPTKRTLLLIQFILEWNRKNNDNFPIDLAYSLPSLLDKIQSTQTTDCYQFDEHSKKIENFISLLIESWNKILKDLGVVDILEHKSDYINNMIISLQKDQHIIFVGIGKDKSLIKAIYDLPFGKIILPNLNLKIKEKDWKLLDKKHYQYCLKDLLDYLNVDRRDVSFLPEACSGVIPVLRHWDPENLTLNERTRWLYNENWIPVSSTGMTEERAGITGSPEEYLDYVFDTTADLSKVSNGHIGNIEVITCDSREEEAQVTSLIIENEGYENVSLVVFDKLLAARIACLSRQHSAIPENYPYIMLLLYSIEVLTSNWSSVSLLSLLKHRLVTFGYTQEEYSRILSEFEIEILRNFSTNGLSDIINAINAHKKLKYKENILLIINRLEVIFNLLFNSINCPISDVVATHLQCINMLSGINFSELNSEIGNFTCNFSNACEGIEIKCSLELYSQILTLFLEKEFFSVASDLNKFSLYHNKVVILAGFNEAPSFQSPLLNALTREKFNLPSAQEEQGYFFYTLHNLFCASKVYITRSLSHRKPILLQRLEILLKEGKQPYRDWLRVLNTPECTVPCTQPMPKPQTEVRKEKMQVMSCSAIEKLIRNPYSFYVEYILGLKQLRDLNFKPSILEFGTMVHNILARYLRNKKSLMSIAREAFSTSQFNFSNMWWVRLQRIFVEFDETRSNYVELEKSFTCPIFHIPARDAGSCDQYETAGMTNRPQEVSLTARCDRVEYLPSGQVAIIDYKLGSPPSNEEVMSGFFPQLILQALAVEYVTGREVSELAYWKLDYDKIKVISLRDYRQKMQEFQNDLPDFLSNYLRDTIPFIASPYFDKFLRFNSYKQLERVGEWL
- a CDS encoding AIR synthase-related protein, translated to MANIRIEVLNKCEQIGRRWLVNVYSIYIRKGLPSKLYEEICGLFYNKVIQDCRYYSYNENLEEVQYDFIEPQAEWGLEISFLPGMTDNVGNTVKQIVREYLINKNYIDENVYIKARSSKLILSQGNLPTEDDIKQEFNPITEYCILVYKENSNCRWKYYGKSNASPGVIQYLDPGNFKQLYNENWIPVSSTGMTKEGAGMTKESTGMTSSSNGAKSVDLNVSDQELEKISRDGIDGNGTLGLSLTAMKAIKDYFKKLGRNPYDIELESLAQTWSEHCKHNIFSSPIDEIKDGLYAHYIKRATREINSDICVSVFSDNAGGIIFDDDYLIVDKVETHNSPSALDPFGGAMTGVLGVNRDIVGFGKGAEPIMNTYYFCFAKEAKGKFYRDKERTDEILPPKYIMKEVIHGVNVAGNCSGIPTQLGSVYFDDRFCGKPLVFVGSVGIIPRSINNAPSHIKGPKNGDKIVIIGGRVGRDGIHGATFSSEALSGNSPSTIVQIGDPITQKKLSNAALEARDLDLYNAITDNGAGGLSSSIGEMGKDGFEVDLSKVLLKNDGMAPWEIWISESQERMTLAVPEENLPVFKQIMKKHDVEVCVIGEFSDSKRAKVQLSSAPPIMDIETEFLHDGNPKVHLQTKPWSKGLLAPCTGMTTNPASLEVELKEMLSRPNICSKEFIVVQYDHEIQGSSVLKPLQGKGRVCSEAIVSRPIFSSNKGVVKSQGFGSSYGEIDTYHMAACAIDTAIRNYVAAGGNINHLALLDNFCWCDAYNPERLWQLKRAAEACYDFATAFKTPFISGKDSMFNDFKGYDENGEKVMISAPPSLLISAIGVIENIESAVSLDVKMPGDLIYVLGTTHDELGRSEYQLYSGIGNNNVPKVDAQSARKLYECYNQAIKDGIIASAIAPNLGGLIIALAKSLIAGDLGAEIDLSLVPIGKIQNTGIINKITMFSESQSRILVTIAPQNRKRFEALFEGAVYSCIGKVTEKKVLNIKDVLKVNLKDLGNSYYIAKVT